The following coding sequences lie in one Lolium perenne isolate Kyuss_39 chromosome 2, Kyuss_2.0, whole genome shotgun sequence genomic window:
- the LOC127330933 gene encoding ATG8-interacting protein 1 — protein sequence MSDNEKDAAEGGSAARGADWEVVTLTASAYAAAPGPGGGPVAEAEGKGHGAGSSSDALLMSDHFVFPPSEHENLPIETALEEAPAGEDVLQEESTSVEDTGFRTVVGGAGSERVLYYDEGRNLSADEAEMLGEHGSFRAEDGGHGSAVHDDDDDSQDRAKVTPDSKGRCSGGASGKYWLKKHMACLYDQAKETNALWSVVVAAAFVGLVILWRKDKLHIGCLKWRSSSAVR from the exons ATGTCTGACAACGAGAAGGATGCGGCGGAGGGGGGCAGCGCCGCCCGGGGCGCAGACTGGGAGGTGGTGACGCTCACGGCGTCGGCATACGCGGCGGCGCCAGGGCCTGGTGGGGGTCCTGTGGCAGAGGCGGAAGGCAAGGGCCACGGCGCAGGGTCTTCATCGGATGCACTGCTCATGTCTGACCACTTCGTGTTCCCTCCCAGCGAGCACGAGAACCTGCCCATTGAGACCGCCCTCGAGGAGGCCCCTGCTGGAGAGGACGTCCTGCAGGAAGAGAGTACCAGCGTGGAGGACACTGGTTTCAGGACTGTTGTGGGTGGCGCTGGGTCTGAGAGAGTCCTGTACTACGATGAGGGGAGGAACCTGTCGGCTGATGAGGCGGAGATGCTGGGCGAGCATGGTTCGTTCCGCGCCGAAGACGGCGGGCATGGCTCTGCTgttcatgatgatgatgatgattcccAGGACAGGGCTAAGGTGACTCCAGACAGCAAGGGCCGATGCTCTGGTGGTGCCTCTGGCAAGTACTGGCTGAAGAAGCACATGGCGTGCCTTTATGACCAGGCCAAGGAGACCAACGCTCTCTGGTCTGTGGTGGTCGCGGCTGCCTTCGTCGGCCTTGTTATCTTGTGGCGCAAAGACAAGCTGCACATTGGCTGCCTTAAATGGCGCTCTAGCTCGGCAGTGAG ATGA